The Hyphomicrobiales bacterium genomic interval GCAGGCGGGCGGTTAGACATAGCGACCTTTCCTCCGCTTGCCCAATGGCCGGTTGGCGCGGTCGTTGGGGCATTCCGGAAGGAACATCCCGCCGTAACGATACACATTAAAGGCCCAACATGGGCGCGGATACCGGAAGTCGCCGAAATGGTCCGGGATGGTCGGTGCGAGCTAGGATTCACTGACGATAGCGAACTTGCGCATGGCCTGATCGCCCACCCGCTCGAGCCCCAAGACTATGTTGGAATCCTACCACCCGGGACGGTTATTGCAGACGATGGCGTGATTTCACTTGAGGATATCGTGGCACGCGGCCTGATTGTAGGACCGTGGTGGGAAACATCGCCTCCGTATATGGAGCTTCGGGCGAATTATCCAGATCTGGTACAGAATGCAATTGCTGTTCGAATTGAGTACCGGGAAGCTTACGTTCCACTCGTCGTCTCCGGAGCTGGGGCGGCAATTCTGCCGAGATTTGTCGGAGAACTCGCTTCTGCAGCGGGCGCTACGGTAGCGGAATTAGCTTGCCCGATTTGGCTCAAAACCCTTCTAGTTCAGCGGCCCGGAGACATGGCGCCTGCAGCGCGCGAGTTCCGCGATGTTACCTTGCAGCTTTATGGCAGAGTAGAAGCGCCGGCCGATAT includes:
- a CDS encoding LysR family transcriptional regulator; its protein translation is MERRQLEYFVAVAEQGGFGRASAALNVTQSAISQAIGQLERELRTKLFLRTGRHAILTAAGHAALTPARQALRDLGTIRAIVADVMGLAGGRLDIATFPPLAQWPVGAVVGAFRKEHPAVTIHIKGPTWARIPEVAEMVRDGRCELGFTDDSELAHGLIAHPLEPQDYVGILPPGTVIADDGVISLEDIVARGLIVGPWWETSPPYMELRANYPDLVQNAIAVRIEYREAYVPLVVSGAGAAILPRFVGELASAAGATVAELACPIWLKTLLVQRPGDMAPAAREFRDVTLQLYGRVEAPADIPESQSHST